In the genome of Candidatus Microbacterium phytovorans, one region contains:
- a CDS encoding ParA family protein: MTRGTKKASPDETPMGPTGRPYHGFPTPPALDGHGPARIISLCNQKGGVGKTTTTINLAASLAQYGRRVLAVDFDPQGALSAGLGLQTHDVPTIYDLLLDTKRDPHEVIVPTSVDGLDVIPANIDLSAAEVHLVNEVARETILARVLRKVAGEYDVILVDCQPSLGLLTVNALTASHGVLIPLECEFFALRGVALLIETIDKVRDRLNPSITLDGVLATMYDPRTLHSREVLERVVEAFGDDVLETVIGRTVKFPDASVSGVPITKFAPEHAAAQAYLRLARELVARGAVA; this comes from the coding sequence ATGACGCGGGGGACGAAGAAGGCCTCCCCGGACGAGACCCCGATGGGGCCGACCGGTCGTCCGTACCACGGCTTCCCCACTCCGCCGGCGCTCGACGGTCACGGTCCGGCGCGGATCATCTCGCTGTGCAACCAGAAGGGCGGCGTCGGCAAGACGACGACGACCATCAACCTGGCGGCCTCGCTCGCCCAGTACGGTCGCCGTGTCCTCGCCGTCGACTTCGACCCCCAGGGCGCGCTGTCGGCGGGCCTCGGACTCCAGACGCACGACGTGCCGACGATCTACGACCTGCTCCTGGACACCAAGCGCGACCCGCACGAGGTCATCGTGCCGACGTCGGTCGACGGCCTCGACGTCATCCCCGCCAACATCGACCTGTCCGCCGCGGAGGTGCACCTCGTCAACGAGGTCGCCCGCGAGACGATCCTCGCTCGCGTCCTGAGGAAGGTCGCGGGGGAGTACGACGTCATCCTCGTCGACTGCCAGCCCTCCCTGGGCCTGCTGACGGTCAACGCGCTCACCGCGAGCCACGGCGTGCTCATCCCGCTGGAGTGCGAGTTCTTCGCGCTGCGCGGTGTCGCGCTCCTCATCGAGACGATCGACAAGGTGCGTGACCGGCTGAACCCGTCGATCACGCTCGACGGTGTGCTCGCAACGATGTACGACCCGCGGACGCTGCACTCGCGCGAGGTGCTCGAGCGGGTCGTCGAGGCGTTCGGCGACGATGTGCTCGAGACCGTCATCGGCCGTACGGTCAAGTTCCCCGATGCATCCGTCTCGGGCGTGCCGATCACGAAGTTCGCGCCCGAGCACGCCGCGGCACAGGCCTACCTGCGCCTGGCGCGGGAGCTGGTCGCCCGTGGCGCCGTCGCCTGA
- a CDS encoding ScpA family protein, giving the protein MTNFDGPFDLLLSLISQHELDITEVSLSKVTDEFISYLKGLEDDEELEQASEFLVVAATLLDMKVAGLLPQGELVDAESVALLEARDLLFARLLQYRAFKEVSAWFQRCMQREDRRHVRAVRLDEKYRRAVPELVWTLSKEDFAALAMMAFAPKEIPHVGLDHLHAPLISIREQAAVVVTLLRGAGQLNFRDLIAGVDQTGVVVARFLAVLELYRHAALTFEQLEPLGELTLRWTAERWSEENLASLGADYDR; this is encoded by the coding sequence CTGACGAACTTCGACGGTCCGTTCGATCTGCTGCTCAGCCTGATCTCCCAGCACGAGCTCGACATCACCGAGGTCTCTCTCAGCAAGGTCACGGACGAGTTCATCTCCTACCTCAAGGGGCTGGAGGACGATGAGGAGCTCGAACAGGCCTCAGAGTTCCTCGTCGTGGCCGCCACGCTGCTGGACATGAAGGTCGCCGGACTCCTGCCGCAGGGTGAACTCGTCGATGCGGAGTCGGTAGCGCTGCTGGAAGCGCGCGACCTGCTGTTCGCCCGCCTGCTCCAGTACCGCGCCTTCAAGGAGGTGTCGGCCTGGTTCCAGCGCTGCATGCAGCGTGAGGACCGACGGCACGTGCGGGCCGTTCGCCTCGACGAGAAGTATCGACGCGCCGTGCCGGAGCTTGTGTGGACGCTGTCGAAGGAGGACTTCGCCGCCCTCGCGATGATGGCCTTCGCACCCAAGGAGATTCCCCATGTGGGCCTCGACCATCTGCACGCACCGCTCATCTCGATCCGGGAGCAGGCGGCCGTCGTCGTGACGCTGCTGCGCGGCGCCGGACAGCTGAATTTTCGCGACCTCATCGCCGGTGTGGATCAGACCGGTGTCGTCGTGGCGCGGTTCCTCGCGGTGCTCGAGCTCTACCGTCACGCCGCCCTCACCTTCGAGCAGTTGGAGCCGCTGGGCGAGCTCACGCTGCGCTGGACCGCCGAACGGTGGTCCGAAGAGAATCTCGCCTCGCTGGGAGCCGACTATGACCGATGA
- the scpB gene encoding SMC-Scp complex subunit ScpB, producing the protein MDAVPGDADDEAPARSSEPADVARRLEAILLVVDEPHSLVALAAAVSAPVPAVRQAIESLVADYDGEGAGPRRGFELREVGGGWRLYVREEHDDLVSEFVNAQAPSRLSQAALETLAVIAYKQPVTRSQVASIRAVNVDSVVRTLVARGLITELFTDPDTGAINYGTTDALLVNLGINSLDELPHISPLLDDGAEGFESEVLR; encoded by the coding sequence ATGGATGCCGTGCCCGGCGATGCCGACGACGAGGCGCCCGCGCGCTCGTCCGAGCCCGCCGATGTGGCCCGGCGGCTGGAGGCGATCCTCCTCGTCGTCGACGAGCCGCACAGCCTGGTCGCGCTCGCCGCCGCGGTGAGTGCGCCCGTGCCTGCCGTGCGGCAGGCGATCGAGTCTCTCGTCGCCGACTACGACGGCGAAGGCGCGGGGCCGCGGCGCGGGTTCGAGCTCCGGGAAGTCGGTGGCGGCTGGCGCCTGTACGTGCGCGAGGAGCACGACGACCTGGTGAGCGAGTTCGTCAACGCGCAGGCGCCGTCGCGGCTGTCGCAGGCGGCGCTGGAGACCCTCGCCGTCATCGCCTACAAGCAGCCCGTGACCCGCAGCCAGGTCGCGTCGATCCGTGCCGTCAACGTCGACTCCGTCGTGCGCACCCTCGTGGCCCGCGGCCTCATCACGGAGCTGTTCACCGACCCCGACACCGGGGCCATCAACTACGGCACGACCGACGCCCTACTGGTGAACCTGGGCATCAACTCGCTCGACGAGTTGCCGCACATCTCGCCGTTGCTCGATGACGGCGCCGAGGGATTTGAGAGCGAGGTCCTGCGATGA
- a CDS encoding pseudouridine synthase: MSSILPERTDGVRLQKVLANAGVASRRVCEQYIVDGRVRVNGTVVTELGSRIDPAVDLVDVDGTAIQLDATKRYVVLNKPTGVVSSMSDEHGRPDLRRFTKDWPERLYNVGRLDAETSGLLVLTNDGDLAHVLAHPSFGVTKVYIAKVDGRVTPQTIATLTRGVDLEDGPIAADKARLLDASSDTSLVELTLHSGRNRIVRRMMAAVGHPVIELVRRQFGPLHLGTLPAGRARELTTMERGALLTLARQAAPSADADAT, encoded by the coding sequence ATGAGCAGCATCCTGCCCGAGCGCACCGACGGTGTCCGACTCCAGAAGGTGCTCGCCAATGCGGGCGTGGCGTCACGTCGCGTGTGCGAGCAGTACATCGTCGACGGGCGCGTGCGGGTGAACGGCACCGTCGTGACAGAGCTGGGCAGCCGCATCGACCCCGCCGTCGACCTCGTCGACGTCGACGGTACGGCGATCCAGCTCGACGCGACGAAGCGGTATGTCGTGCTCAACAAGCCCACCGGTGTGGTGTCGTCGATGAGCGACGAGCACGGCCGCCCCGACCTGCGGCGATTCACGAAGGACTGGCCCGAGCGCCTGTACAACGTGGGCCGGCTGGATGCCGAGACGAGCGGACTGCTCGTGCTCACGAACGATGGCGACCTGGCGCACGTGCTCGCACACCCCTCGTTCGGCGTCACGAAGGTGTACATCGCGAAGGTCGACGGGCGCGTGACGCCGCAGACGATCGCAACGCTCACACGCGGCGTCGACCTCGAAGACGGTCCGATCGCCGCCGACAAGGCGCGGCTCCTGGATGCCAGCAGCGACACCAGCCTCGTCGAGCTCACGCTCCACTCGGGCCGCAACCGCATCGTTCGTCGGATGATGGCCGCCGTCGGCCACCCGGTGATCGAACTCGTTCGACGACAGTTCGGCCCGCTCCACCTGGGCACGCTCCCAGCGGGCCGAGCGCGCGAGTTGACTACGATGGAACGCGGCGCGCTGCTCACTCTCGCGCGCCAGGCCGCTCCTTCGGCCGATGCCGACGCCACCTGA
- a CDS encoding prephenate dehydrogenase, producing MTDSTSVAARARAARTSGTVRIVGAGLLGSSIGHALRSLGVDVVLADASPAQLRLAVDYGAGRPAADGDRPSLIVVAVPPDVTAAVIERELGAFPDAVVTDVASVKLEPLRTLRARGVDLTHYIGSHPMAGRERGGAISARADIFIGRPWVVCRDEETSAADLALVEGLALDLGATPIEMTPEEHDQAVALVSHVPQLVASLLAGRFVDAPDGSLRLAGQGVRDTTRIAASGPELWVQILGANAAPVVDVLEALADDLSAVAAALRSPEEPGARRAVAETIRRGNDGVERLPGKHGQNRRFEQLVVMVDDTPGQLGRLFGELGELDVNVEDLRLEHSPGAQFGLADISVDPAVLRHAVDGLEARGWKIASLSND from the coding sequence GTGACCGACTCGACCTCCGTTGCTGCGCGCGCCCGCGCGGCGCGCACGTCGGGGACCGTCCGCATCGTCGGCGCCGGTCTGCTCGGTTCGAGCATCGGCCACGCTCTGCGGTCTCTCGGCGTCGACGTGGTCCTCGCCGACGCGTCGCCCGCGCAGCTGCGGCTGGCGGTCGACTACGGTGCCGGGCGGCCCGCCGCCGACGGCGACCGCCCGTCGCTCATCGTCGTCGCCGTGCCGCCCGACGTGACCGCCGCCGTGATCGAACGTGAGCTGGGCGCCTTTCCTGATGCCGTCGTCACCGACGTGGCGAGCGTCAAGCTCGAGCCGCTGCGCACCCTGCGTGCCCGCGGCGTCGACCTCACGCACTACATCGGGTCGCATCCGATGGCGGGACGGGAGAGGGGCGGTGCTATCTCGGCCCGGGCCGACATCTTCATCGGTCGCCCGTGGGTCGTCTGCCGCGACGAGGAGACGTCGGCCGCCGACCTCGCCCTCGTGGAAGGTCTTGCGCTCGACCTCGGCGCCACACCGATCGAGATGACCCCCGAGGAGCACGACCAGGCCGTCGCGCTCGTCTCCCATGTTCCGCAGCTCGTGGCATCCCTTCTCGCCGGGCGTTTCGTCGACGCGCCCGACGGCTCGCTCCGCCTCGCCGGGCAGGGTGTGCGCGACACGACCCGCATCGCCGCGTCGGGCCCGGAACTGTGGGTGCAGATTCTCGGCGCGAACGCGGCCCCCGTCGTCGACGTGTTGGAGGCGCTCGCCGACGACCTGTCGGCGGTCGCGGCGGCCCTGCGGTCTCCGGAGGAGCCGGGCGCCCGGCGTGCGGTCGCCGAGACGATCCGCCGCGGCAACGACGGCGTGGAGCGCCTGCCGGGCAAACACGGGCAGAACCGCCGCTTCGAGCAGCTGGTCGTCATGGTCGACGACACGCCTGGCCAGCTCGGACGACTCTTCGGCGAGCTCGGTGAGCTCGACGTGAACGTGGAAGACCTGCGCCTGGAGCATTCTCCGGGTGCCCAGTTCGGCCTCGCCGATATCAGCGTCGATCCCGCGGTGCTTCGCCACGCGGTCGACGGTCTGGAAGCGCGCGGCTGGAAGATTGCGAGCCTCTCGAATGACTGA
- the cmk gene encoding (d)CMP kinase, with the protein MTDTPTIDGAEVRAVAIDGPAGSGKSSVSKDVARRLGFGYLDTGAAYRALAWHVLNRGADTADADAVLAAVADFDYAISLDPDDYWVRVGDTSVTEAIRDPRVSGAVSGVARVPAVRESVNALFRSLVAEADVPGVIVEGRDITTVVFPDAPVRILLTAAPEVRAARRSAEVTTQDAAAVAAALHQRDAADSKVVDFLTAAPGVTVVDSTELDFAQTVEAVLAVVGEGTGAR; encoded by the coding sequence ATGACTGACACCCCGACCATCGACGGCGCCGAAGTGCGCGCCGTCGCGATCGACGGGCCGGCGGGAAGCGGCAAGTCGAGCGTGTCGAAGGACGTCGCCCGCCGCCTCGGCTTCGGCTACCTCGACACGGGCGCCGCCTACCGGGCGCTGGCCTGGCACGTGCTGAACCGTGGTGCCGACACGGCGGATGCCGATGCCGTGCTCGCGGCGGTGGCCGACTTCGACTACGCCATCTCCCTCGACCCCGACGACTACTGGGTGCGGGTGGGCGACACCTCGGTGACCGAGGCGATCCGTGATCCGCGGGTCTCCGGAGCCGTCAGCGGCGTCGCGCGCGTTCCCGCCGTCCGTGAGTCGGTCAACGCCCTGTTCCGCTCGCTGGTCGCCGAGGCCGACGTGCCGGGCGTGATCGTCGAGGGACGCGACATCACGACGGTCGTGTTCCCCGATGCGCCCGTGCGCATCCTCTTGACCGCGGCGCCCGAGGTGCGGGCCGCGCGGCGCAGCGCAGAGGTGACCACGCAGGATGCCGCCGCCGTCGCCGCGGCACTGCATCAGCGTGACGCGGCCGACTCGAAGGTGGTCGACTTCTTGACGGCCGCGCCGGGGGTGACGGTCGTCGACTCGACCGAGCTGGACTTCGCACAGACCGTCGAGGCCGTTCTGGCCGTCGTCGGCGAGGGAACGGGAGCGCGCTGA
- the der gene encoding ribosome biogenesis GTPase Der, translating to MAAVDDEYEGGPDQLEEKLANLDEELAEQRAAALRASLAEYELDDEDDALLAGFTAGGEVVEVLPALPVVAIVGRPNVGKSALVNRILGRREAVVEDTPGVTRDRVTYKAEWMDRKFTLVDTGGWEPDAKGIDRSVAAQAEVAIDLSDVVMFVVDAMVGATSTDEQVVRLLRKSGKPVFLVANKIDDARQEPEAAALWNLGLGEPHPVSAIHGRGVADLLDEIMKVLPEVSAVAKNELGGPRRVAILGRPNVGKSSLLNKAAGEERVVVNDLAGTTRDPVDEIVELGGKLWRLVDTAGIRRRVHLQQGADFYASLRTSAALEKAEVAVVVLDVTDSISVQDLNIIDLVLESGRALVLAFNKWDRLNDPDMDNADRRRYLEREIEQDLAHVTWAPRVNLSARTGRHLDKLVPALETALESWDQRIPTGKFNAFLAELVAEHPHPLRGGKQPRILFGTQASTRPPTFVLFTTGFLDPGYRRFIQRRLRELFGFVGTPIVTNMRVRERRQR from the coding sequence ATGGCCGCAGTGGACGACGAGTACGAGGGCGGTCCCGACCAGCTCGAGGAGAAGCTCGCGAACCTCGACGAGGAGCTCGCCGAGCAGCGCGCCGCCGCGCTTCGGGCGTCGCTGGCCGAGTACGAGCTCGACGACGAGGACGACGCGCTCCTGGCCGGCTTCACCGCCGGCGGCGAGGTCGTGGAGGTGCTTCCGGCCCTTCCGGTCGTCGCGATCGTCGGGCGCCCGAACGTCGGCAAGTCCGCGCTGGTGAACCGCATCCTCGGTCGTCGTGAAGCCGTCGTGGAGGACACTCCCGGCGTCACGCGCGACCGGGTGACCTACAAGGCCGAGTGGATGGACCGCAAGTTCACCCTCGTCGACACCGGTGGGTGGGAGCCCGACGCGAAGGGCATCGACCGGTCGGTCGCGGCGCAGGCCGAGGTCGCCATCGACCTGTCCGACGTCGTGATGTTCGTGGTCGACGCGATGGTCGGCGCCACCTCCACCGACGAGCAGGTCGTCCGCCTGCTGCGCAAGTCGGGCAAGCCCGTCTTCCTCGTGGCCAACAAGATCGACGATGCCCGCCAGGAGCCGGAGGCCGCCGCGTTGTGGAACCTCGGCCTCGGCGAGCCGCATCCGGTCTCGGCGATCCACGGCCGTGGTGTGGCCGATCTCCTCGACGAGATCATGAAGGTGCTGCCGGAGGTCTCCGCCGTCGCCAAGAACGAACTCGGTGGCCCGCGTCGCGTGGCGATCCTCGGTCGCCCGAACGTCGGTAAGTCGTCGCTGCTGAACAAGGCCGCCGGTGAGGAGCGCGTTGTCGTCAACGACCTCGCGGGCACCACCCGTGACCCCGTCGACGAGATCGTCGAACTCGGCGGCAAGCTGTGGCGGCTGGTGGACACGGCCGGCATCCGTCGTCGTGTGCACCTGCAGCAGGGGGCGGACTTCTACGCGTCGCTGCGCACGTCGGCGGCGCTCGAGAAGGCGGAGGTCGCGGTCGTCGTCCTCGACGTGACCGACTCGATCAGCGTGCAGGACCTCAACATCATCGACCTCGTGCTGGAGTCGGGCCGTGCGCTCGTGCTGGCGTTCAACAAGTGGGATCGCCTGAACGATCCCGACATGGACAACGCCGACCGGCGTCGCTACCTGGAGCGGGAGATCGAGCAGGACCTCGCGCACGTCACGTGGGCTCCGCGCGTCAACCTGTCGGCGCGTACGGGACGGCACCTCGACAAGCTCGTGCCGGCGCTCGAGACCGCACTCGAGTCGTGGGATCAGCGCATTCCGACGGGCAAGTTCAACGCCTTCCTCGCCGAGCTCGTCGCCGAGCACCCGCACCCGCTGCGCGGAGGCAAGCAGCCGCGCATCCTGTTCGGCACGCAGGCCTCGACCCGGCCGCCGACGTTCGTGCTGTTCACGACCGGTTTCCTCGACCCGGGCTACCGCCGGTTCATCCAGCGGCGTCTGCGCGAGTTGTTCGGCTTCGTGGGCACGCCCATCGTCACCAACATGCGCGTGCGGGAGCGTCGCCAGCGCTGA
- a CDS encoding anaerobic ribonucleoside-triphosphate reductase activating protein encodes MERQPAPYDLRIAGLTPFSTVDWPDMLVATVFLQGCPWDCFYCHNPALIDPRAETVLEWSDVTDLLCDRMGLLDGVVFSGGEPTMQRGLVPAMQIARALGFRVGLHTGGAYPSLLARALPFVDWVGLDIKAAREDYAGVTGRGPSGDHAWRSLELVLAHNLLRAGTRHPLDYEVRTTVHPAAIDDAGLTELGCRLADAGVESWAVQRFRDAGVRSPLPRVSETAAQLHLDALPTERFASFEIR; translated from the coding sequence ATGGAGCGACAGCCTGCACCCTACGACCTGAGGATCGCCGGCCTCACGCCGTTCTCCACCGTGGACTGGCCCGACATGCTCGTGGCCACCGTCTTCCTGCAGGGCTGCCCGTGGGACTGCTTCTACTGCCACAACCCCGCCCTCATCGACCCGCGCGCCGAGACGGTGCTGGAGTGGAGCGACGTCACCGACCTCCTGTGCGATCGCATGGGCCTGCTCGACGGTGTCGTCTTCAGCGGCGGCGAACCGACGATGCAGCGCGGCCTCGTGCCGGCGATGCAGATCGCCCGTGCACTCGGCTTCCGCGTGGGACTCCACACCGGCGGTGCCTACCCGTCGCTCCTCGCGCGGGCGCTGCCGTTCGTCGACTGGGTCGGCCTCGACATCAAAGCGGCCAGGGAGGACTACGCCGGGGTGACGGGGCGCGGACCCAGTGGCGATCATGCGTGGCGTTCGCTGGAGCTCGTGCTCGCGCACAATCTCCTGCGCGCCGGCACGCGGCATCCGCTCGACTACGAGGTGCGCACGACCGTGCACCCGGCCGCGATCGACGACGCCGGACTGACCGAGCTCGGATGCCGGTTGGCCGACGCGGGCGTCGAGTCGTGGGCGGTGCAGCGGTTCCGCGACGCGGGGGTGCGCAGTCCGCTCCCCCGCGTCAGCGAGACGGCGGCGCAGCTGCACCTCGACGCGCTGCCGACGGAGCGGTTCGCGTCGTTCGAGATCCGCTGA
- a CDS encoding ribonucleoside triphosphate reductase, whose protein sequence is MPSPRTVTVAETIDEYLSRADWRVNANANQGYSLGGMILNSAGKLVANYWLDEVYAPEAGRAHRDGDLHIHDLDVFAGYCAGWSLRMVLEQGFNGVAGKISSAPPKHFSSALGQLVNFLGTLQNEWAGAQAFSSFDTYLAPYVRLDGLDYEQVHQAMQEFIFNLNVPSRWGTQTPFTNLTFDWVCPDDLADQHPLVGGTVQPFSYGDLADEMALINRAFIEVMTSGDADGRAFTFPIPTYNITRDFDWDGPHVDALFAMTAKYGLPYFQNFVNSDLDPHMIRSMCCRLQLDLTELLKRGNGLFGSAEQTGSIGVVTINCARLGFVHSGDEAAAIARLDELLEIGRDSLVAKRAVVAQHLENGLFPYTKRYLGTFDNHFSTIGVNGINEYVRNLTRDTDDITTDAGAALAVRLLDHVRGRMVEFQESTGHMFNLEATPAEGTTYRFAKEDIARFGADGILHAGTDAQPYYTNSSQLPVGFTADPFLAMEMQEPLQAKYTGGTVLHLYLGEAMSSATACKQFVRRALERFRLPYITVTPTFSICPRHGYRSGEHPQCPECGAVCEVWTRVMGYFRPIASFNIGKRGEAEERRYFVADAVEEDSWSDSLHPTT, encoded by the coding sequence ATGCCGTCCCCCCGTACCGTCACCGTCGCCGAAACCATCGACGAGTACCTCTCCCGCGCCGACTGGCGCGTCAACGCGAACGCGAACCAGGGCTACTCGCTCGGCGGCATGATCCTCAACTCCGCCGGCAAACTCGTCGCCAACTACTGGCTCGACGAGGTGTACGCCCCCGAAGCGGGCCGCGCCCACCGCGACGGCGACCTGCACATCCACGACCTCGACGTCTTCGCCGGGTACTGCGCCGGCTGGTCGCTGCGCATGGTGCTCGAACAGGGCTTCAACGGCGTCGCGGGCAAGATCTCCTCCGCTCCGCCGAAGCACTTCTCCAGCGCCCTCGGTCAGCTCGTCAACTTCCTCGGCACCCTGCAGAACGAATGGGCGGGGGCGCAGGCGTTCAGCTCCTTCGACACCTACCTCGCCCCGTACGTGCGCCTCGACGGGCTCGACTACGAGCAGGTGCACCAGGCGATGCAGGAGTTCATCTTCAATCTCAACGTCCCCTCGCGCTGGGGAACCCAGACCCCCTTCACCAACCTCACGTTCGACTGGGTCTGCCCCGACGACCTCGCCGACCAGCACCCGCTCGTCGGCGGCACCGTGCAGCCGTTCTCCTACGGCGACCTCGCGGACGAGATGGCCCTCATAAATCGGGCCTTCATCGAGGTCATGACCTCCGGCGACGCCGACGGCCGCGCCTTCACCTTCCCCATCCCCACCTACAACATCACCCGCGACTTCGACTGGGACGGCCCTCACGTCGACGCGCTCTTCGCGATGACCGCGAAGTACGGCCTCCCGTACTTCCAGAACTTCGTAAACTCCGACCTCGACCCGCACATGATCCGCTCGATGTGCTGCCGCCTCCAACTCGACCTCACCGAACTGCTCAAGCGCGGCAACGGCCTGTTCGGCTCGGCGGAGCAGACCGGCTCCATCGGCGTCGTGACGATCAACTGCGCCCGCCTCGGCTTCGTCCACTCGGGCGACGAGGCCGCAGCCATCGCGCGCCTCGACGAACTGCTCGAGATCGGCCGCGACAGCCTCGTGGCCAAACGCGCCGTCGTCGCGCAGCACCTCGAGAACGGCCTGTTCCCCTACACGAAGCGCTACCTCGGCACGTTCGACAACCACTTCTCGACGATCGGCGTCAACGGCATCAACGAGTACGTGCGCAACCTCACCCGCGACACCGACGACATCACGACGGATGCCGGGGCCGCTCTCGCTGTGCGCCTCCTCGACCACGTCCGGGGCCGCATGGTCGAGTTCCAGGAGTCGACCGGCCACATGTTCAACCTGGAGGCGACCCCCGCCGAGGGCACCACCTACCGATTCGCCAAGGAGGATATCGCCCGGTTCGGAGCCGACGGCATCCTGCACGCCGGCACGGACGCGCAGCCGTACTACACCAACTCGTCGCAGCTCCCCGTCGGCTTCACCGCCGACCCGTTCCTCGCGATGGAGATGCAGGAGCCGCTGCAGGCGAAGTACACGGGCGGCACGGTGCTGCACCTCTACCTCGGCGAAGCCATGTCGTCGGCGACGGCGTGCAAGCAGTTCGTCCGGCGGGCACTGGAGCGGTTCCGCCTCCCGTACATCACCGTCACCCCGACGTTCTCGATCTGCCCCCGGCACGGCTACCGGTCGGGCGAGCACCCGCAGTGCCCCGAATGCGGAGCGGTGTGCGAAGTGTGGACGCGCGTCATGGGTTACTTCCGGCCGATCGCCTCGTTCAACATCGGCAAGAGGGGCGAAGCTGAAGAACGACGCTACTTCGTCGCCGACGCCGTCGAGGAGGACTCATGGAGCGACAGCCTGCACCCTACGACCTGA
- a CDS encoding NUDIX hydrolase produces MTIVPPAPGEPRRPHGPRDSGDAWVVADDGTQYWGRYGAAGLLALDPRADAEGAVLLQHRVSWSHHGDTWALPGGARHEGESACDGALRESAEEAGVPADAVTPRLISVFDAGIWTYSTVVADVVRPFEPVISDPESRELAWVPVDAVDSYPLHPGFAASWRRLRPLLSVRPALVIDAANVVGSVPDEWWKDRAGAAERLLRRLADLRTVGVPGEALGMSERVWFPEVSVVLEGAAKGAVAPDVEGLSVVLAPAAGDDAIVGEAERLSAAGRAVTVVTSDRGLAARADGIRGVSVRSVSWLRDLG; encoded by the coding sequence GTGACGATCGTCCCGCCCGCCCCCGGAGAACCGCGCCGTCCGCATGGTCCGCGCGATTCCGGTGACGCGTGGGTGGTGGCAGACGACGGCACCCAGTACTGGGGTCGGTACGGCGCCGCGGGACTTCTCGCGCTCGACCCGCGAGCGGATGCCGAGGGTGCCGTGCTCCTTCAGCACCGGGTCTCGTGGAGTCACCACGGCGACACGTGGGCCCTTCCGGGCGGTGCGCGTCACGAGGGCGAGTCCGCGTGCGACGGTGCGCTGCGCGAATCGGCCGAGGAAGCCGGTGTCCCCGCGGATGCCGTGACCCCGCGCCTCATCAGCGTCTTCGATGCGGGCATCTGGACGTACAGCACCGTCGTAGCCGACGTCGTCCGCCCGTTCGAGCCCGTCATCAGCGACCCCGAGAGCCGCGAGCTCGCGTGGGTGCCGGTCGACGCCGTCGATTCCTACCCACTGCACCCCGGGTTCGCCGCGTCGTGGCGGCGCCTGCGCCCGCTGCTATCGGTGCGCCCCGCGCTCGTGATCGACGCGGCGAACGTCGTCGGCTCGGTGCCCGACGAGTGGTGGAAGGATCGCGCCGGCGCCGCCGAGCGGCTCCTGCGACGGCTGGCGGACCTGCGGACCGTCGGCGTGCCGGGGGAGGCGCTGGGCATGAGCGAACGCGTCTGGTTCCCCGAGGTGTCGGTGGTGCTCGAAGGCGCCGCGAAGGGTGCCGTCGCGCCCGACGTCGAGGGCCTGTCGGTCGTGCTCGCGCCGGCCGCCGGCGACGACGCCATCGTGGGCGAGGCGGAGCGGCTCAGCGCGGCCGGGCGGGCCGTTACCGTCGTCACGAGCGACCGTGGACTGGCGGCGCGTGCCGACGGCATCCGGGGTGTGTCGGTACGGTCCGTGTCGTGGCTGCGCGACCTGGGCTGA
- a CDS encoding S4 domain-containing protein yields the protein MSDTARVDAWLWAVRVYKTRSAATTACRAGHVRVNGEKAKAAQAVRIGDELRVRIAGFDRILVVRQLLTKRVGAPMAAVAAEDRTPAREPVAMLAVRDRGAGRPTKRERRDIDRLRGRE from the coding sequence ATGAGCGACACTGCGCGCGTCGACGCGTGGCTGTGGGCCGTCCGCGTATACAAGACGCGATCCGCCGCCACCACCGCGTGTCGAGCCGGCCACGTTCGCGTGAACGGCGAGAAGGCCAAGGCTGCGCAAGCGGTGCGGATCGGTGACGAGCTCCGCGTGCGGATCGCCGGCTTCGACCGCATCCTCGTCGTGCGTCAGCTGCTCACCAAGCGGGTGGGCGCACCGATGGCCGCCGTCGCGGCGGAGGATCGCACCCCCGCACGTGAACCGGTCGCGATGCTCGCCGTCCGCGACCGCGGAGCCGGACGCCCGACCAAGCGCGAGCGCCGCGACATCGACCGCCTCCGCGGCCGCGAGTAA